The following coding sequences are from one Paenibacillus stellifer window:
- a CDS encoding PLP-dependent aminotransferase family protein gives MTITKQEYDFNRNVIVQPVGRGAAGRQDSVNLSYGFPATELLPVEALNQAALESLVRDRAQALHYTGGQGLDIIRNWQLRRLRKFGIQANDEHYLAVYGANQGIELTARVLINPGDTVWTEAATYFNAINMFCYAGAEIVGLPMDVNGVDVDKVEDELKRAAAGEGALPKFIYVMPNFQNPTGTTLPRARRERLAKLARIYNFYILEDDAYGELRFEGEDLPAIASYAPDRTIYLGTFSKTLGPGLRFGCVIAPREVADRMRCLTLNSATSPFTQEILGHLLQNYDYDAQITRLTACYEARRDALAEALGSTFGDEVRFQLPEGGFFLWLAFQEETDTLRLAELAAERGVQTVPGRGFFAADGSYPFIRLCFSYCGEREIEEGVRRLAAAYFDSRR, from the coding sequence GTGACCATAACGAAGCAGGAATACGATTTTAACCGGAACGTTATCGTGCAGCCCGTTGGGCGGGGCGCAGCAGGCAGACAAGACAGTGTCAATCTGTCATACGGCTTCCCGGCGACGGAGCTTCTGCCTGTTGAAGCACTGAACCAGGCAGCGCTCGAATCGCTGGTACGCGACCGGGCGCAAGCGCTGCACTATACCGGAGGACAAGGGCTGGACATCATCAGGAATTGGCAGCTCAGACGTCTGCGGAAATTCGGTATTCAAGCGAATGATGAGCACTATTTGGCCGTATATGGGGCGAATCAGGGCATCGAACTGACGGCCCGCGTATTGATCAATCCCGGCGATACGGTGTGGACTGAGGCGGCGACCTATTTTAACGCGATTAACATGTTCTGTTACGCGGGTGCCGAGATCGTCGGCCTGCCGATGGATGTGAACGGAGTTGACGTGGATAAGGTGGAGGATGAGCTAAAGAGGGCCGCCGCCGGCGAGGGCGCGCTGCCCAAATTCATCTATGTCATGCCGAATTTCCAGAATCCGACCGGAACGACGCTGCCGCGCGCGCGCCGCGAACGGCTCGCCAAGCTGGCCCGGATTTACAATTTCTACATCCTGGAGGACGATGCTTACGGCGAGCTTCGCTTTGAGGGTGAGGATTTGCCTGCTATTGCCTCATACGCGCCTGACCGGACGATATATCTCGGCACCTTCTCCAAGACATTGGGTCCGGGTTTGCGCTTCGGCTGCGTCATTGCTCCCCGGGAGGTTGCTGACCGCATGCGCTGCCTGACGCTGAACAGCGCTACAAGTCCGTTCACTCAGGAAATTCTGGGCCATCTGCTGCAGAACTATGATTATGACGCCCAGATCACCCGGCTTACAGCTTGTTACGAAGCTCGTCGCGATGCGCTGGCGGAGGCGCTTGGCTCAACCTTCGGAGACGAAGTGCGTTTTCAGCTGCCGGAAGGCGGCTTCTTCCTCTGGCTGGCGTTTCAAGAAGAGACGGATACTCTCCGGCTTGCCGAACTTGCCGCGGAGAGAGGGGTTCAGACCGTCCCGGGCCGCGGCTTCTTTGCGGCGGATGGCAGCTATCCTTTTATCCGGCTGTGCTTCAGTTATTGCGGGGAGCGAGAGATCGAGGAAGGCGTGAGGAGGCTGGCGGCGGCTTATTTCGATAGCCGGAGATAA
- a CDS encoding ABC transporter permease, translating into MSDRQRKSALRSVVPWLLPALIIVFWHITTTTGIMAGNILPQPLQVARTFVDLLKDGELARNVGISAQRAVTGFLIGGFIDFALGLFNGGSICRS; encoded by the coding sequence ATGAGCGACAGACAGAGAAAATCAGCCCTTCGATCGGTGGTGCCGTGGCTGCTGCCGGCGTTGATAATAGTGTTCTGGCACATTACCACAACGACGGGAATCATGGCAGGCAACATTTTGCCTCAGCCGCTTCAGGTGGCCCGCACCTTTGTTGATTTGCTGAAGGACGGCGAGCTGGCGCGAAACGTTGGCATCAGTGCTCAAAGAGCGGTAACCGGCTTTCTGATTGGCGGGTTCATCGATTTCGCGCTCGGGCTGTTTAACGGCGGCTCGATATGCAGAAGCTGA
- a CDS encoding ABC transporter substrate-binding protein, translated as MRKIRYTHSFLLLLILSAVLAVSGCSSNSSGSSASSEAPASTDSAEPAAAQASAQASTEPSVDLSGVTLRVGQVGWSEWEEGFKAAGLLDTPYKLEFSFFQGGNLELEAIAANQLDFAITSEIPPIFASQAANQGNFKIVGVQRWNTLLQELVIPKDSPIKSVAELKGKKVAYVQNTTSQYFLVKMLEAAGLTWKDIEPVKLTTAEGLTALVGGKVDALASYSNSITAAHQNGATTLASAKDILSGNFPVAVNNNAIDDPAKHAAVTDFLERLTKYYEWTRANREQWAEITAEKTNQKKEDVLDTLTKGDEQRPLALQAISDEAIASQQDIADTFTSLGQLPGKIDVSAAWSHAFDKDIAGILEKK; from the coding sequence ATGAGAAAAATAAGGTACACGCATTCTTTCTTGCTGTTGTTGATATTGTCCGCAGTGCTGGCGGTTTCCGGCTGCTCATCGAATTCATCCGGTTCCTCGGCCTCGTCGGAAGCACCCGCATCAACGGATTCTGCCGAACCCGCTGCGGCTCAAGCGTCTGCTCAGGCCTCTACCGAGCCATCCGTTGATCTCAGCGGCGTAACGCTGCGGGTAGGACAGGTCGGCTGGTCCGAATGGGAAGAGGGCTTCAAGGCAGCGGGCTTGCTTGATACGCCTTACAAACTGGAGTTCAGCTTCTTCCAGGGCGGCAACCTTGAACTGGAGGCGATCGCCGCCAACCAGCTGGACTTCGCTATTACGAGCGAAATTCCGCCCATTTTCGCCTCCCAGGCCGCGAACCAGGGGAATTTCAAGATTGTCGGCGTACAGCGCTGGAATACGCTTTTGCAGGAGCTGGTCATCCCGAAGGATTCGCCGATCAAATCCGTAGCGGAGCTTAAGGGCAAGAAGGTGGCTTACGTTCAGAACACGACTTCCCAGTACTTTCTTGTCAAAATGCTGGAGGCTGCCGGTCTGACCTGGAAAGACATCGAGCCGGTCAAGCTGACGACGGCCGAAGGGCTGACAGCATTGGTCGGCGGCAAGGTTGACGCTCTCGCCAGCTACAGCAATTCGATCACCGCCGCACATCAGAACGGAGCAACCACGCTGGCAAGCGCCAAAGATATTTTATCCGGCAACTTTCCGGTGGCCGTCAACAATAACGCGATCGATGATCCGGCCAAGCATGCGGCTGTGACTGATTTTCTGGAGCGGCTGACCAAGTATTATGAGTGGACCCGCGCCAACCGGGAGCAGTGGGCCGAAATTACGGCGGAGAAGACCAATCAGAAGAAGGAAGATGTTCTGGATACCTTGACCAAAGGGGATGAACAGCGTCCGCTTGCCCTGCAGGCGATCTCGGACGAGGCCATCGCATCGCAGCAGGATATCGCCGATACCTTCACGTCGCTTGGACAATTGCCCGGCAAGATCGATGTTTCGGCTGCCTGGAGCCATGCGTTTGACAAAGACATCGCCGGCATCCTGGAGAAGAAGTAA